A window of Pleuronectes platessa chromosome 20, fPlePla1.1, whole genome shotgun sequence genomic DNA:
TTACAAACATTTCCGAAAGAATGGCTCGTTTTAAAGAGCTCAGTGAATTCGACGCTCTGCTGACTCAATAACTGCTAACATCTGCACACAAACTGTGGGCCCGGAGCTTGATGAGCTTCATGGTTTCCATGGCCGAGTAGCGGCGTGGACGCTTTACCTGACGAGCACATGCTGCTGCAATATATGTAAGCTGCTCAGTTGTTTCTAAACTCAAGCAAAAGCCATCTATATCAAGAAAACATGTGTATTAATTTACGTGTCTTTTCACAGATACAACACAGGTTCCTGAAATTGCCAATCAGTACCCCAGCCCTCAGTGAACCTAATGTAAGGATATTAATGGGGTGGATGGTTGCTGAAagctgtgtttctgttgtgtgcaGTTTCAGCTGAACCAGGACAAGATGAATTTCTCGACTCTGAGAAACATCCAGGGTCTTCATGCTCCACTCAAACTGCAGATGGAGTACAGGGCAGCCAGACAGGTACTGCTTTTtactcctcttcctgctcttgTGTTTATTCATCAAGCCTGGCCCTATGTCCTCATGTGTCCCCTTCTTTCCTAATTCCAGATCCAGCGCCTGCCGTTCTTACAGAGCTCAAACCTGGCTCTAGATACGCTGCGAGGCAGCGACGAGTCCATCGGCTTCGAGGACATCCTCAACGGTCAGAACCTCATCATGTCTGCACTGTCCCTGACCACAGTGATGTCTGTGAGGGTGTATTCTAACCTTTaccctgtttttgtttgtctgtcaccTTTCAGATCCAGCCCAGAGTGAAATGATGGGAGAACCTCACATGATGGTGGAATACAAACTGGGAATgttgtgaaaaagaaaagacacacaTATCCATACATGTAGttcattatttgttttattggttCATAAACAACAAGTCATCAACTCAGGCTCTGTGGAACTGTCGGCATCTGGGAAGGACGGGATAAATGAGGGTGGGGGCGGGGTGGGGGCATATATCTGAAGATTTTCCTGATCAGACACATTCAGTGCTGCTTTTGTATGATTCCAACCTGACAGTTATTTCTAATAAACTTCATAACTCTTCCTCTCGCTTTGGTCTCTTTTGGCAAATGATTTAAGTGTTGTGGTGGAACTCGTTGGGGCTCAGACCATATTCTTTGTCTTTTAAAGGGGTAgctcacccagaaatgaaaatgcacaTTATTTACACACCCctatgcagatggaggggtgggtgaagagtTTGTGTCCACAAACAACTTTAGTTGGAGTCTCAGGGGGAAACAGTAGCCGTCGAATCCAACACAATTGAAGGCATTAGAGACTtatcttcagatgtaataaaaaaaactgaaaaaacatcaCCTGCTTTTCGACTCAAAACGAGGTCATTCACTTGTGTATTAAGTGTAAAAAGTGGCCAAACTGGCGGACAAGAAACTGAACAACGAAGGTTAAAGGCCTATTCTGAACCTTCACTTCTCAAATCTTCATAGCCACTCCTAGAACCCTAGAAATGTAAAATCTTAATGCCAATCCTATAATTATGAAATCCTAAATACAAATCCTATTATTTGTGGAATTCtttctattgtttaatttccTTATTTAGCAGATGACCAGTGTTTTTTAACATAACGGAGTGACTATCTTTGAATTTCACAAGTGCACCAGGATTGTATTCGtctcaaacttttctttttcatccgCTGGAAACTTTTTTTTGAGGTGAAACCTCAGTGAATTCCAAGCAAATTTCTCTCAGCTTTGAGCTTCCATGGAGGAGGAGATTTCCCAGCTTACGTTGGCTACACAGAGGTTGTCCACACAACCTGACAAGAAGGAGCGGCTGGTCCTGGGCGGCCTCACTTCTCGATCCTCCACTTACCAAGTGCAGTCCCTCATTGGGAAGGGGGCAGTGTTCGAATTA
This region includes:
- the pomp gene encoding proteasome maturation protein encodes the protein MNSRGLRSQLKDSVPVAGLHPQGQYGIQDSLRSGFTSVKNELLPSHPLELSEKNFQLNQDKMNFSTLRNIQGLHAPLKLQMEYRAARQIQRLPFLQSSNLALDTLRGSDESIGFEDILNDPAQSEMMGEPHMMVEYKLGML